In a genomic window of Fusobacterium sp.:
- a CDS encoding glycosyltransferase yields MKKLLYISTFLPSKKSKFPSAGSNTTLSNIKNLHKSGYKIDFCSLVNLKEYKDKIFYENECIENLILFKISILNKIVNLIWNFQLPILCSVRYDRRLKKFLKENSQNYVSIIFDFTQNINYLKDIKGVKKILIEHDISFQAFERKMNNEKNYLRELFYKFEYKRLKKYEETMLGKFDLVIVQNDKDYKLIEGKNRNIKILKPFFNKFLIEPRKRNKEINIGFFGAMNREENEEAVIFFLNKIWKKIQKKNIYFYIIGANPSEKLKKIVSNYSNVILTGFIEKVEEYFSILDIGVIPLLKGAGIKIKTVEMLYSGIPVVSTEVGIEGIIVKNGQDYLLANSIEEFVNKIKMLIEDKELYKIIKDNLIVKRERLILGKEISDLINL; encoded by the coding sequence ATGAAAAAACTTTTATATATATCAACTTTTTTACCAAGTAAAAAAAGTAAATTTCCTTCAGCAGGATCTAATACAACATTAAGTAATATAAAGAATCTTCATAAAAGTGGTTATAAAATTGATTTTTGTTCTTTAGTTAACTTAAAGGAATATAAGGATAAAATATTTTATGAAAATGAATGTATAGAAAACCTAATTTTATTTAAAATATCTATTTTAAATAAAATAGTTAATTTAATTTGGAATTTTCAATTACCAATTTTATGTTCTGTAAGATATGACAGAAGATTAAAAAAATTTTTAAAAGAAAATTCTCAAAATTATGTTTCAATTATTTTTGATTTTACCCAAAATATTAATTATTTGAAAGATATAAAGGGAGTAAAAAAAATATTAATAGAACATGACATATCTTTCCAAGCTTTTGAAAGAAAAATGAATAATGAAAAAAATTATTTGAGGGAATTATTTTATAAATTTGAATATAAAAGATTAAAAAAATATGAAGAAACAATGCTTGGCAAATTTGATTTAGTCATAGTTCAGAATGATAAAGATTATAAACTTATAGAGGGAAAAAATAGAAATATTAAAATATTGAAACCATTTTTTAATAAATTTCTAATAGAGCCTAGAAAGAGAAATAAAGAAATAAATATTGGATTTTTTGGTGCTATGAATAGGGAGGAAAATGAAGAGGCAGTTATTTTTTTTCTGAATAAAATTTGGAAAAAAATTCAAAAAAAGAATATTTATTTTTATATTATAGGAGCAAATCCAAGTGAAAAATTAAAAAAAATAGTTAGCAATTATTCTAATGTTATTTTAACTGGATTTATTGAAAAGGTAGAGGAATATTTTTCTATTTTAGATATAGGAGTAATTCCTTTATTAAAAGGGGCTGGAATAAAGATAAAAACAGTAGAAATGTTATATTCTGGAATTCCTGTAGTTTCAACAGAAGTTGGAATTGAAGGTATTATAGTTAAAAATGGGCAAGACTATTTATTGGCTAATTCAATAGAGGAATTTGTAAATAAAATAAAAATGTTAATAGAAGATAAAGAATTATACAAAATAATAAAAGATAATCTTATAGTAAAGCGAGAAAGATTAATTTTGGGAAAAGAAATATCAGATTTAATAAATCTTTAA
- the rfbA gene encoding glucose-1-phosphate thymidylyltransferase RfbA, which yields MKGIILAGGSGTRLYPITKSISKQITPIYDKPMIYYPLSVLMLAGIKDILVISTPRDLPMFEELLKNGSDFGISLSYAVQKQPNGLAEAFLIGENFIGNDSCALVLGDNIFYGHGFTGMLKEAESKKKGATIFGYYVQNPRDFGVVEFDEKNRAISLEEKPKNPKSNYAVPGLYFYDNTVVEKAKKVKSSKRGELEITTLNEMYLNEGTLNVTSLGRGMAWLDTGTHEALLEAANYVKTIQSRQGVMVACLEEIAYRNGWITKEKVCELAKLLLKSKYGEYLMDLIK from the coding sequence ATGAAAGGAATAATATTAGCAGGAGGAAGTGGAACAAGACTTTATCCAATAACAAAATCAATATCAAAGCAGATAACACCAATATATGATAAACCAATGATATATTATCCTCTATCAGTTTTAATGTTGGCAGGAATAAAGGATATCTTGGTTATTTCTACACCGAGGGATCTTCCAATGTTTGAAGAATTGTTAAAAAATGGTTCAGATTTTGGTATATCTCTAAGTTATGCAGTACAGAAACAGCCTAATGGTCTTGCTGAAGCATTTTTAATAGGAGAGAACTTTATAGGAAATGATTCATGCGCTTTAGTACTTGGAGACAATATTTTCTATGGACATGGATTTACAGGAATGTTAAAAGAAGCTGAGTCAAAGAAAAAAGGAGCAACAATATTTGGATATTATGTACAAAATCCTAGAGATTTTGGAGTAGTAGAATTTGATGAAAAAAATAGAGCAATATCTTTAGAGGAGAAACCTAAGAATCCAAAATCTAATTATGCAGTACCTGGATTGTACTTTTATGATAATACAGTAGTAGAAAAAGCTAAGAAAGTAAAATCTTCAAAAAGAGGAGAATTGGAAATAACAACACTAAATGAAATGTATCTTAATGAAGGAACTCTAAATGTAACAAGTCTAGGAAGAGGAATGGCATGGCTTGATACAGGAACACATGAAGCATTATTAGAAGCAGCAAACTATGTAAAAACTATTCAAAGCAGACAAGGAGTAATGGTAGCCTGCCTTGAAGAAATTGCATATAGAAATGGTTGGATAACAAAAGAAAAAGTATGTGAATTAGCAAAACTATTGCTTAAATCTAAATATGGAGAATATTTGATGGATCTTATCAAATAA
- a CDS encoding glycosyltransferase family 9 protein, whose translation MKKILILKIGALGDVVRTTYFLPGLKKLYDNFVEVYWITSNIAFELLEENKYIDKLIKIEDKKEMRKIENENFDWIISLEDEKEVFEKIENLKFKKLSGVYKKGGYLTYTEDLKEWFDMGLLSKYGKEKADILKKNNKLSHKEIFSKGLNIDILEPYFFNNMNLEEKIKKSFEKYTKKYLIGFNLNAGKRWPSKALKIEEGKKLIQELLKYKKNYLFILGGKEELEINKMLVKGFEKEKNIILIEPCELKIFAAIIKNLNLLITSDTLALHLAIAQKVKTISYYAPTSAVEIDTFENGEKIISETEDYCSYKPFVDNNTITAKKILEKIRKLEKG comes from the coding sequence ATGAAAAAAATTTTAATTTTAAAAATAGGAGCATTAGGAGATGTAGTAAGAACAACATATTTTTTACCTGGATTAAAAAAATTATATGATAATTTTGTTGAAGTATATTGGATTACATCAAATATAGCTTTTGAATTATTAGAAGAGAATAAATATATTGATAAGCTTATAAAAATAGAAGATAAAAAAGAAATGAGAAAAATAGAAAATGAAAATTTTGATTGGATTATTTCATTAGAAGATGAAAAAGAAGTATTTGAAAAAATAGAAAACCTTAAATTTAAAAAACTTTCAGGAGTATATAAAAAAGGAGGCTATTTAACTTATACAGAAGATTTGAAAGAATGGTTTGATATGGGACTTTTATCAAAATATGGGAAAGAAAAAGCAGATATATTAAAGAAAAATAATAAACTAAGTCATAAAGAAATATTTTCTAAAGGTCTAAATATAGATATTTTAGAACCCTATTTTTTTAATAATATGAATTTGGAAGAAAAAATAAAAAAAAGTTTTGAAAAATATACTAAAAAATATTTAATAGGTTTTAATCTTAATGCAGGAAAAAGATGGCCATCTAAGGCATTAAAAATTGAAGAAGGAAAAAAATTAATACAAGAGTTATTAAAATATAAAAAAAATTATTTATTTATTTTGGGCGGGAAAGAAGAATTAGAAATAAATAAAATGTTGGTAAAAGGATTTGAAAAAGAAAAAAATATAATTTTAATAGAGCCTTGTGAACTAAAAATATTTGCTGCAATTATAAAGAATCTTAATTTATTAATAACAAGTGATACTTTGGCATTACATTTAGCAATAGCTCAAAAAGTAAAGACAATAAGTTATTATGCTCCTACCTCAGCTGTAGAAATTGATACTTTTGAAAATGGAGAAAAAATAATTTCAGAAACAGAAGATTACTGTAGTTACAAACCCTTTGTTGATAATAATACAATAACAGCTAAAAAAATATTAGAAAAAATAAGAAAATTAGAAAAAGGATAA
- a CDS encoding EpsG family protein: MEYLYLYFLVITIGILYLNRSDIRKIKLIFLILILFSGFRYYIGTDYPMYMKIFSLIKNNIAHYEVLRLEKGYYFLVKFIASIKGTQQLTFLVIAFFTNYLIYKNIKKESSDILMSTLIYFLVGAYYSAGFNLIRQVMAISIFFYSINFIKQRKIIKYFLFIILGSLFHKSCFVLLPLYWILNLKYNRFIKVILIFITVSFNFLLPKAYEIIGYGQYTILEYKATTNFITLSLFFILALLIEIFSNRIFLDSVSKNINFFTILLVLSIFLNEKNFPTMNQVFIRMSLYFTFYYIILIPQLLRYLTKKYSKIIKFLFFICISVLYFKTFLLQLPIYKYNFILFEF, translated from the coding sequence ATGGAATATTTATATTTATATTTTTTGGTAATTACTATTGGAATATTATATCTGAATAGAAGTGATATAAGGAAAATAAAATTAATATTTTTAATATTAATTTTATTTTCTGGATTTCGATATTATATTGGAACAGATTATCCAATGTACATGAAAATATTTTCATTGATAAAAAATAATATTGCCCATTATGAAGTTTTAAGGTTGGAAAAAGGTTATTATTTTTTAGTAAAATTTATTGCCAGTATAAAGGGAACACAACAACTAACTTTTTTAGTAATAGCTTTTTTCACAAATTATTTAATATATAAAAACATAAAAAAAGAATCAAGTGATATATTGATGTCTACACTTATTTATTTTTTAGTAGGAGCTTATTATTCAGCAGGGTTCAATTTGATTAGGCAGGTTATGGCAATTAGTATATTTTTTTATTCAATTAATTTTATAAAACAGAGAAAAATAATAAAATATTTTTTATTTATAATTCTAGGAAGTCTATTTCATAAAAGTTGTTTTGTATTATTACCATTATATTGGATATTGAATTTAAAATATAATAGATTTATAAAAGTTATTTTAATTTTTATTACAGTAAGTTTTAATTTTTTATTACCTAAAGCTTATGAAATAATAGGTTATGGACAATATACAATATTAGAATATAAAGCAACAACAAATTTTATAACTTTATCATTATTTTTTATTTTAGCATTACTGATAGAAATTTTTTCAAATAGAATTTTTTTAGATAGTGTAAGTAAAAATATAAATTTTTTTACAATACTTTTAGTTTTAAGTATTTTTCTTAATGAAAAAAATTTCCCTACAATGAATCAAGTGTTTATACGAATGAGTTTGTATTTTACTTTTTATTATATTATTCTAATTCCACAATTATTAAGATATTTGACAAAAAAATATTCTAAGATAATTAAGTTTCTATTTTTTATTTGTATTTCAGTTCTATATTTTAAAACTTTTTTATTACAACTTCCAATTTATAAATATAATTTTATTTTGTTTGAGTTTTAA
- a CDS encoding glycosyltransferase family 2 protein — protein MENKKISIIVPIYNGEKYLKKLVEKLKEQKGNFSIELIALVSYSKDKSLEVSKELFDKVLEVKKFNHAKTRHEGVLIAEGDVLVFITQDILPYDNNWLKELVSPLNKNIIASFSKQIAYEEHSEIEKIIRRFNYPDENRICNKENKKANGRKNIFYSDASSAILKEEFFKLGGYDFLVPTNEDVYLASKIIKKGKSFIYRAESKIWHSHYLSLKETYKRYKDIGKFEKLFEKEIDFLKTENEGKKLLIYLIKELIKKGKIKELLYLPFDIGIRWIGYKIGRKL, from the coding sequence ATGGAAAATAAAAAAATTTCGATAATAGTTCCTATATATAATGGAGAAAAATATTTGAAAAAACTGGTAGAAAAACTAAAAGAACAAAAAGGTAATTTTTCAATTGAATTAATAGCATTAGTAAGTTATTCAAAAGATAAAAGTTTAGAAGTATCAAAAGAATTATTTGATAAAGTTTTAGAGGTTAAAAAGTTTAATCATGCTAAAACGAGACATGAAGGAGTATTAATAGCTGAGGGAGATGTATTAGTTTTTATAACCCAAGATATATTGCCTTATGATAATAATTGGTTAAAAGAATTAGTTAGTCCTTTAAATAAAAATATTATTGCTTCTTTTTCAAAACAAATAGCATATGAGGAACATTCTGAAATAGAAAAAATTATTAGAAGGTTTAATTACCCAGATGAAAATAGAATTTGTAACAAAGAAAATAAAAAGGCTAATGGAAGGAAAAATATATTCTATAGTGATGCTTCTTCAGCAATATTAAAAGAAGAGTTTTTTAAATTAGGAGGATATGATTTTCTCGTTCCAACAAATGAAGATGTGTACTTAGCTTCTAAAATAATAAAAAAAGGAAAATCATTTATTTATAGAGCGGAGAGTAAAATATGGCATTCACATTATTTGTCTTTAAAGGAAACATATAAAAGATATAAGGATATAGGAAAATTTGAAAAGTTATTTGAAAAAGAAATAGATTTTTTAAAAACAGAGAATGAAGGGAAAAAGTTATTAATATATTTAATAAAAGAGTTAATTAAAAAAGGAAAAATAAAAGAACTCCTATATCTTCCTTTTGATATAGGAATTCGGTGGATTGGGTATAAAATAGGGAGGAAATTATGA
- a CDS encoding glycosyltransferase family 2 protein yields the protein MNNIEVSVIIPVYNVEMYIYRCIKQIINQSYKNIEIIIINDGTKDNSIDEIKEFLLDSRVTLINKKNEGLSAARNEGIKIAKGEYILHVDSDDFIDKFMIEKMINKAKKYKLDVVICDVNFYYEKNSKENMVLKDGEIKENEIIYNKKYLKKFFLGEGLPSIWNKMWRRDLYIENEIWHPTNISYGEDGATMPKLILKSKRIGKINEPLYYYCQRKNSMMNTNINIMSYLKVYIKIITFLKKNKKLEIYKKYIGIYKYTYVYIHLLRHTYWSSSVQENIQFKILYKLFYKDLKKIELNLIEDKYMILIYFYKKNIYLGESLKFLYLFFKKIKRRNYWRKNY from the coding sequence ATGAATAATATAGAAGTAAGTGTGATAATACCAGTATATAATGTTGAAATGTATATTTATCGCTGTATAAAACAAATTATTAATCAGTCATATAAAAATATTGAAATAATTATTATAAATGATGGAACTAAGGATAATTCTATTGATGAAATAAAAGAGTTTTTATTAGACTCTAGAGTGACTCTTATCAATAAAAAAAATGAAGGACTTTCTGCTGCAAGAAATGAAGGCATTAAAATTGCTAAAGGAGAATATATTCTTCATGTTGATTCAGATGACTTTATAGATAAATTTATGATAGAAAAGATGATTAATAAAGCTAAAAAATATAAATTAGATGTTGTTATTTGTGATGTTAATTTTTATTATGAAAAAAATAGTAAAGAAAATATGGTTTTAAAAGATGGAGAAATAAAGGAAAATGAAATTATCTATAATAAAAAATATTTGAAAAAGTTTTTTTTAGGAGAAGGATTACCTAGTATATGGAATAAGATGTGGAGAAGAGATTTATATATTGAAAATGAAATTTGGCATCCTACAAATATTTCATATGGAGAAGATGGAGCTACAATGCCTAAACTTATTCTAAAAAGTAAAAGAATAGGAAAAATAAATGAACCTTTATATTATTATTGTCAAAGAAAAAATAGTATGATGAATACAAATATAAATATTATGAGCTATTTAAAGGTATATATTAAAATAATAACATTTTTAAAAAAAAATAAAAAATTAGAAATCTATAAAAAATACATAGGTATATATAAATATACTTATGTCTATATTCATTTGTTAAGGCATACTTATTGGAGTTCTTCTGTTCAAGAAAATATACAGTTTAAAATTTTATATAAACTGTTTTATAAAGATTTAAAAAAAATTGAGCTAAATCTAATAGAGGATAAATACATGATATTAATATATTTTTATAAAAAAAATATATATTTAGGAGAAAGTTTAAAATTTTTATATTTGTTTTTTAAAAAAATAAAAAGGAGGAATTATTGGAGGAAAAATTATTAA
- the rfbC gene encoding dTDP-4-dehydrorhamnose 3,5-epimerase gives MSKFKKIETGIEGLYILEPTVFGDERGFFLETYSKKEFEEIGIFDEFVQDNHSKSKKGVLRGLHFQTKHSQGKLVRVIRGSVYDVAVDIRKDSSTYGKWYGIQLSAENKKMFFIPKGFAHGFLTLENETEFQYKCTDIYIPQYDSGIIWNDKDININWNFEKYGLKKENIVLSEKDKKYQSFEEYTQKNI, from the coding sequence ATGAGTAAATTTAAAAAGATAGAAACAGGAATAGAAGGTCTATACATATTAGAACCAACTGTATTTGGTGATGAAAGAGGCTTTTTTCTTGAAACATATAGCAAGAAAGAATTTGAAGAAATAGGAATATTTGATGAATTTGTGCAGGATAATCATTCTAAGTCTAAAAAAGGTGTACTTAGAGGACTTCATTTTCAAACTAAACATTCCCAAGGAAAATTAGTGAGGGTAATAAGAGGCTCAGTATATGATGTAGCTGTGGATATTAGAAAAGACAGTAGTACATATGGAAAATGGTATGGAATACAATTAAGCGCAGAAAACAAGAAAATGTTTTTCATACCAAAGGGATTTGCACATGGATTTTTAACATTAGAAAATGAAACAGAATTTCAATATAAGTGTACAGATATTTATATACCACAATATGATTCAGGAATAATATGGAATGATAAAGATATAAATATCAATTGGAATTTTGAAAAATATGGTTTAAAAAAAGAGAATATAGTTTTATCTGAAAAAGATAAAAAGTATCAGTCTTTTGAGGAATACACGCAAAAAAACATATAA
- a CDS encoding lipopolysaccharide biosynthesis protein: protein MEEKLLKKFISFSFGNYISIIIGIITVPITTRMLSPPEYGIYSLIEILINIIVLISFLGMDQGFMRYFYEEKEELRGGLLYTCIFYPIIMLILILSVISFFKNEVSSFLSGENDNFIFKGIVLGSLIYFFNRFSMLIIRMNQLGKLYSLLNIMTQVLKFIFILLLYKYYFDSYKVILYSNIFSLIIITLIAIIHQRKIWKFCTKSSFDKKEIFFYSAPLSVSVILIWVFQSLDKIMIQNYSTSYEVGIYSVAFKVIALINTIQQGFTMFWTPVAYEKYSKNPENLKFFENIFDYVAIFFFMIGVGVLLSKDIILLFLGNKYMDSMNIFPMLIFIPIMYTLSEVTVVGLVFRKKTTIIMLLTFIVTLFNGLGNFFLIPKFGAKGAAISTGITYILFFILRTYFSIKSINFKFNLKRAYFTIILIIFYSLYLTFTNKIYYTVILGLLLEFVIVILYFDIAKNIIKKFYNIFR, encoded by the coding sequence TTGGAGGAAAAATTATTAAAAAAATTTATTTCTTTTTCTTTTGGTAATTATATAAGTATAATTATAGGAATTATTACTGTTCCAATTACTACAAGAATGTTATCACCACCAGAATATGGAATTTATTCTTTAATTGAAATACTAATAAATATAATAGTTTTAATCTCATTTTTAGGAATGGATCAAGGATTTATGCGATACTTTTATGAGGAAAAGGAAGAATTGAGAGGAGGATTGTTATATACTTGCATATTTTATCCAATTATTATGTTAATATTAATATTATCTGTAATTTCCTTTTTTAAAAATGAGGTGTCAAGTTTTCTTTCAGGAGAAAATGATAATTTTATTTTTAAAGGAATTGTATTAGGAAGTTTAATTTATTTTTTTAATAGATTTTCAATGTTAATAATAAGAATGAACCAATTAGGAAAATTATATTCATTGTTAAATATAATGACTCAAGTTTTGAAGTTTATCTTCATATTGTTACTTTATAAATATTATTTTGACAGTTATAAAGTTATTTTATATTCTAATATATTTTCTTTGATTATTATTACACTTATTGCGATTATTCATCAAAGAAAAATTTGGAAATTTTGTACAAAAAGTTCTTTTGATAAAAAAGAAATTTTTTTCTACAGTGCTCCTTTATCTGTATCTGTAATATTAATATGGGTTTTTCAGTCATTGGATAAAATTATGATTCAGAATTATTCTACAAGTTATGAAGTTGGAATATATTCTGTAGCTTTTAAAGTTATAGCATTGATAAATACAATTCAACAAGGATTTACAATGTTTTGGACACCAGTTGCTTATGAAAAATATAGTAAGAATCCAGAAAATTTAAAATTTTTTGAAAATATTTTTGATTATGTGGCTATATTTTTTTTTATGATAGGAGTAGGAGTTTTATTAAGTAAAGATATAATTCTTTTATTTTTAGGAAATAAATATATGGATAGCATGAATATTTTTCCAATGTTAATTTTTATTCCAATAATGTATACCCTTTCTGAAGTTACAGTTGTAGGGCTTGTATTTCGAAAAAAGACAACCATAATAATGCTCTTGACTTTTATAGTAACTTTGTTTAACGGACTTGGAAATTTTTTTTTAATCCCTAAATTTGGAGCAAAAGGAGCAGCTATTTCTACTGGAATAACTTATATATTATTTTTTATTTTGCGAACATATTTTTCCATTAAATCTATAAATTTTAAATTTAACTTAAAAAGAGCATATTTTACTATTATTTTAATAATATTTTATAGTTTATATTTGACATTTACCAATAAGATTTATTATACAGTTATATTGGGGTTATTATTGGAATTTGTAATAGTAATATTATATTTTGATATTGCAAAAAATATTATAAAAAAATTTTATAATATTTTTAGATAA
- a CDS encoding glycoside hydrolase family 99-like domain-containing protein translates to MKIIAYYLPQFHEIAENNLWWGKGFTEWTNVKNGKKLFKEHKQPLKPLNDNYYNLLDKKTVKWQSKLGNKYGIYGFCYYHYWFKGKKILEKPAENLLKWQDIKQNFCFCWANHSWKKTWNGLKETLIEQEYGLKEDWQEHFNYLKNFFLDERYIKIDGKPVFLIYQPDDILKFDEMIDFFDKACKKLGYSGIYIIESKNNLKNFNFFSPKSSAMVLREPNCCLSKRNIFQKVTQRLKNNLSKNYLYFVQKYKYEEFLKKSIDISSEFLNKKIYPGIFTGWDNTSRHGRRGYVIEGNTPKLFKKYLLNQKKIMKEKNIDYIFLNAWNEWAEGMYLEPDEKFKYGYLEAIKEVMEIEV, encoded by the coding sequence ATGAAAATAATAGCATACTATCTGCCACAATTTCATGAAATTGCAGAAAATAATCTTTGGTGGGGGAAAGGTTTTACAGAATGGACAAATGTAAAAAATGGGAAAAAATTATTTAAAGAACATAAGCAACCATTAAAGCCATTAAATGACAATTATTATAATTTATTAGATAAAAAAACAGTAAAATGGCAGAGTAAATTAGGAAATAAATATGGAATATATGGATTCTGTTATTATCATTATTGGTTTAAAGGAAAAAAAATATTAGAAAAACCAGCAGAGAATCTTTTAAAATGGCAAGATATAAAACAAAATTTTTGTTTTTGTTGGGCTAATCATTCATGGAAAAAAACTTGGAATGGATTAAAAGAAACTCTCATAGAACAAGAATATGGGCTAAAAGAGGATTGGCAAGAGCATTTTAATTATTTGAAAAACTTTTTTTTAGATGAAAGATATATAAAAATAGATGGAAAACCAGTATTTTTAATATATCAGCCAGATGATATTTTAAAGTTTGATGAAATGATAGATTTTTTTGATAAAGCATGTAAAAAGTTAGGATATTCAGGAATTTATATAATAGAATCTAAAAATAATCTAAAAAATTTTAATTTTTTTTCACCTAAAAGTTCTGCAATGGTGTTAAGGGAACCTAATTGTTGTCTCAGTAAAAGAAATATTTTTCAAAAAGTTACTCAGAGATTAAAAAATAATTTATCAAAAAATTATTTATATTTTGTTCAAAAGTATAAATATGAAGAATTTCTAAAAAAGAGTATAGACATATCTAGCGAATTTTTAAATAAAAAAATATATCCAGGAATATTTACTGGTTGGGATAATACTTCAAGACATGGACGAAGAGGATATGTGATTGAGGGAAATACACCAAAGTTATTTAAAAAATATTTGTTAAATCAAAAAAAAATAATGAAAGAAAAAAATATAGATTATATTTTTTTGAATGCATGGAATGAATGGGCTGAAGGAATGTATCTAGAGCCTGATGAAAAATTTAAATATGGTTATTTAGAAGCTATAAAAGAAGTTATGGAAATAGAGGTATGA
- a CDS encoding alkaline phosphatase family protein: MKKVIFILADAFKSEYINICNLEFLKEEINKTNTLYIEKIYPSTGFCEIIEYVTGKPAEENGYLAQIAFKEEWEKKEVNINYWLLILEKIEKIMSKIPKIRWIYFNFVNKILKKYISEEMIRVRYKIPITLLEYFKPTESVYSYDSIGFGGESNIFYKLKEKGVSYDIDDFVKYNKIKGTDNGRLENLITKIKNKDLKDFTLLYIGYGEIAHYNSVKNNFFNQELKNFDIKLREVVNLLKKNYEEYELMILGDHGMVNIENYFNIYPIIEEFRNKFNLNLKKDYMYFIDSTMFRLSLKNKLIISEVKTFFKDKLKGYYEENLEDYFNKFDSKYGDIKILLKPGNVFYPDYFNYKKNKGMHGYNSKTQGQEGTFVSISSQKLNQEKFKEKYLYQINEYIIKELIK; this comes from the coding sequence GTGAAAAAAGTAATTTTTATATTAGCAGATGCTTTTAAAAGTGAATATATTAATATTTGTAATTTAGAATTTTTAAAAGAAGAAATTAATAAAACGAATACTTTATATATAGAAAAAATATATCCAAGTACAGGGTTTTGCGAAATAATAGAATATGTTACTGGAAAACCAGCTGAAGAAAATGGATATTTAGCTCAAATAGCTTTTAAAGAAGAATGGGAAAAAAAAGAAGTAAATATAAATTATTGGCTATTGATTTTAGAAAAAATAGAAAAAATTATGAGTAAAATTCCTAAAATAAGATGGATATACTTTAATTTTGTAAATAAGATTTTAAAAAAATATATTTCTGAAGAAATGATAAGAGTTAGATATAAGATTCCAATAACTTTATTAGAATATTTTAAACCAACAGAATCAGTATATAGTTATGATTCAATTGGATTTGGTGGAGAAAGTAATATTTTTTATAAATTAAAAGAAAAGGGAGTTTCCTATGATATAGATGACTTTGTAAAATATAATAAAATAAAAGGAACAGATAATGGAAGATTAGAAAATTTAATAACAAAAATAAAAAATAAAGATTTAAAAGACTTCACTTTATTATACATAGGTTATGGGGAGATTGCACATTATAATTCAGTAAAGAATAACTTTTTTAATCAAGAATTAAAGAATTTTGATATAAAATTAAGAGAAGTAGTTAATTTATTAAAAAAAAATTATGAAGAATATGAACTAATGATCTTAGGAGATCATGGAATGGTAAATATAGAAAATTATTTTAATATTTATCCCATAATAGAAGAGTTTAGAAATAAATTTAATCTAAATTTAAAAAAGGATTATATGTATTTTATAGATTCAACTATGTTTCGTTTATCTTTAAAAAATAAACTTATTATAAGTGAAGTTAAAACATTTTTTAAGGATAAATTAAAAGGATATTATGAAGAAAACTTAGAGGATTACTTTAATAAGTTTGATTCTAAATATGGAGACATAAAAATATTATTAAAACCAGGAAATGTATTTTATCCAGATTATTTTAATTATAAAAAAAACAAAGGAATGCATGGATATAATTCAAAAACTCAAGGTCAAGAAGGAACTTTTGTTTCAATTTCCTCTCAAAAATTAAATCAAGAAAAATTTAAAGAAAAATATTTATATCAAATAAATGAGTATATAATAAAGGAACTAATCAAATGA